The genomic window GGAGCAGCCATGACATGAGCACCACGATCGCCGGCACGGCGAGGGTCGCCGACGCGGTGGCCCCCGCCGTGCTGCGCTGCAGCACGTACGCCCACAGCACGAACGCGACCGCGGTCGGGAAGATCCCGAGGTAGACGGCGCCGGCGACGGCCGCGGGCGGGGCATCCGGCAGTTCGCCGACCAGTTGCGGAAGGAACGGCAGCAGCGCGACGGCACCGGCTGCACAACCGACCCACGTCGCGCCGAGCGCATCCGTCGTGCGGAGCGCGACCTTCTGCACCAGCACGCCCGAGGCGTAGAGGGCAGCGGCGATCAGGCCGAGCGCGATGCCGATCGGCTCGCTGTGCGGGCCGACTCCTCCCGATGCGATGAGCACGACTCCCGTGAACGCGACGCCGATGCCGACCATGAGCGGGCGGGGGAACCCCTCCTTCAGCACCACGCCCGCGACGACGGCGACGAGCAGCGGTGCGATGTTGACGAGCATGGCCGTGGTGCCCGCGTCGAGGTGCCGCTCGGCGAGGTTGAGCGCGAGCGTGTAGCCGGCGAACCACAGCAGCCCGTAGACGATCACGAGCACGAGCCCACGACCGCGCGGGAACGGCGGGCGCCGCCACAGGGCGTAGCCGGCCAGCACGATCGCGCCGACGGCCTGTCGGGCGAGGGCGAGCGCGCCGGGCGAGAGCGCGTCGCCGATGCCGCGGATGGCGATGAACGCGGATGCCCAGAGCAACAGCACGATCAGCATGGCGACCGTCACCCGCCACGACGCGCGACCCGTGGCCGGCTCGCCCGTCATCGGCGCACTCGTGGTCGGCGCATGGGGCGTGGGCGGCACCGATCGGGGCGTGAGGTCATGGGTCGTGCGGCGTTCGCTCATATGCTCCAGCTTCGCCGCACCATTTGTTCAGCACCAGCGAATGATTCTTTTTGACTCGTAAGCATCGCTGTACGATTCGGATATGGACCCCACCCGCCTCCGCGTCTTCCGCGCCGTCGTGCAATCCGGCTCGATCAACGGGGCGGCGACCCGCCTCGGGTACACGCCGTCGGCGATCAGCCAGCACGTGAGCGCCCTCCAACGCGAGACGGGCCTCGTCCTCGTCGAACGTCGGGGCCGGGGCATCCAGCCCACGGCCGCCGGCATCGCCGTCGCCGAACGCGCGACGCGCGTGCTCGACCAGCTCACCGACCTCGAGCACCTCGCCGACGACCTGCGCGCGGGTCGCAGCGGGGTGCTCCGCATCGGGGCCTTCATGTCGGCCAACCGGGTGTGGATGCCCCGCGTCGTCGCCGGCGTCGTCGACGACTTCCCCGACCTGCGCATCGAACTGAGCCTCGCCGAACTGCGCGGCGACCGGCCTGTCGAGCTCGATCTGGACGTGTTCATCGCCGAGGCCGTGCGCGGCGACCGCGATCCCGCCGTCGCCGACGGCTCCGCCGACGGCTACGACGTCGAGCACCTGCGCACCGAGGACTACCTCGCCGTGCTCCCCGCGGGGCATCCGCTCGTCGGCCGCGAGCGGGTCGAGCTGAACGAGCTCCGCGATGCGGACTGGATCGACAACGACATCGCCCGCGGACCGTGCCGCGAGATCCTGATCACGGCCTGCCGCGCTCGCGGCTTCGCCCCGCGCTTCCGGGTCCAGGCATCCGACTATCCGTCGTCGTTCGACTACGTCGCCGCGGGTGTCGGGGTCACCGTCGTGCCACGCCTCGGCGCACACCTGCTGCCGGCGGGCGTCACGGCCGTTCCCATCGCAGATGCCGAGGTCCGCCGGCGGATCATGCTCCGCGTGGCACGCTCCGCACGCACCAACCCCGCAGTACGGCGGGCCACCGAACTGCTCCGCGCCGCCGCGGTGCTACCTGCCGCGGCGCCGCATGCACTAGCGTGACGCCTAGGCGGGGGCATCCGGCATCCCGCCGAGGAGAGGGGATGTTCGATGGGGTTCTTCGCGACGCTCTGGGACTGGATCTGGTTCTCGGTGATGCTCTTCGCATTCATCGCCTACCTGTGGGTGCTGATCTCGATCGTGATCGACATCTTCCGCGACCACTCGTTGAACGGCTGGCTCAAGGCGGTCTGGCTGATCTGCCTGCTGATCTTCCCGTTCATCACCGGCCTGGTGTACGTCATCGCGCGCGGCCGCGGCATGGCCGAGCGCTCGGTGCGGCAGCAGCAGGAGTACCAGGAGTACTCGAAGGACTACATCCGTTCGGTGTCGTTCGCGAGCCCGGCCGACGAGATCGCGAAGGCCAAGGACCTGCTCGACCAGGGCGTCATCAGCCAGGGCGAGTACGACGCCCTGAAGAACAAGGCGCTCGGCGGCACGTACTGAATCGAGCTGCCTCCGACCGGAGACGACGAACGGGCGGCCGGCATCTTCGGATGCCGGCCGCCCGTTCGCGTCCACACGTGTGCGACAACGGCCGATGGTGGAGATGGGGGGAATCGAACCCCCGTCCAACGCTGGGATTCCACGTTTTCTCCGGGCGCAGCCTGTGTAGCGTTCTCATCGGCTCCGACTCTTGCCACAGGCATCCGAGTCGACGAGCCCAGCCTGAAGAAGTCCCGCACACCGTTCAGGCGCCGGTGCGCAGCAAGTTCCCTAGATGACGCCAGGGACCGGGGCGGGAACGAACCCGGACTGACGGACTATCGACTCTGCTTACGCAGCGAGAGCGAAGTCGGACTGCTTCTTATTGGCAGTTATTGGTTCGCAGGGAGCGTTCACGAGATAACCCTGCATCCTCGGCCCGCTTCTCGTGGGCACTCAGGCGATGTCGAAACCGATCATCCCCATGGGTGCGCCACCCTGTCTGAACAGGAGGCGAGCCGTCGTCGCACACTGTGGAATTTCCAACCCGCGCTGCTCCCGGTGAGGAGTGCGCGGCCTTACAGTCTAGAACAGGCGCGACCCCCGCGCCATTCCACCCGGTTGATCTTCACGATCGTTCCGTCACCTCGAGGAGCAGCACCATGAGCACCCTGATCGCCGTCTCCGGCCGCGCCGAGGAACGTGCCGCCCCCGAACTCGCCGCCGTCTTCATCGGCGTCGGCGGCTCCGGCCCCGATCGCGAGAGGGTCATGCACGACACCTCCGCCGCCCACGCCAGGCTCCTCGACGAGGTCCGCGACCTCGAGGTCGCCGGCGCCCTCGACCAGTGGTCGGCCGAACAACTGCGAGTGTGGTCGCACCGGCCGTGGAACGCCGAGGGCAAGCGGCTGCCCCTCGTGCACCAGGTGCGGGCCGACGTGAAGGTCGTGTTCCGCGACCTCGACCGCGTCGGCGAATGGCTGGCGACCACCGCGACCCGCGATCACCTCACCGTGAACGGCGTCGACTGGCAACTGACGGATGCCACGCTCGCCGTCGTCCGTGAGCGCGCGCAGCGCTCCGCGGTGCAGGATGCCGTGGCGAAGGCGCGCGTCTACGCCGACGCGCTGGGCGCAGGGAGCCCGGTCCCGGTCGAACTCGCCGACCACGGCATGCTCTCGGCCGCGCAGGCGCCCGCGGCGCGCATGGCCATGCCGATGGCCGCGTTCGGGGCTCCGCCGTCGGGCGGCGCACCGACGACCGAGTTCGCACCGGCCGACCTCGTCATCGAGGCGCGGGTCGACGCGCGATTCACGGCGGAGCCTGCCGGCTGAGGCATCCGACCGGTCCTGGTCACGGCCGCGATCGCCGCCCCAGCGGCCGGCGCCGGGCCGCGCCGCTCAGTCCGCGTCGACGAGCCTCGCCTCGAGGCTGGCGAGCTCGTCGAGGGTGACCCCCGAAGCGAGCAGGAACTCCCGCGCCGAGCTGTGCTCGCGCTCGACCAGGTCGATCACGCTCTCGATCGCCGAACGGGGACTGCCGCCCATGAGCATGCGCAGCGCGGGCGAGTCCGCGACGCCGTGGCTGCCGACCAGGGCGACCATGCCCTCGAGCCATTCGCCGGCGAGGTTCGCCTCCGTGACCTCGTAGTCGGCGACGACCTGCTCGCGATCCACGCCGACGGCGAGGAGGGCGAGCGCGACGACGACGCCCGTACGGTCCTTCCCTGCGGTGCAGTGCACGACGACCGCGCCGTCACGCTCGGTCGCGATGTCGCGGATCGCCTCGGCGACGACGCCCGCGTGCTGCGTGACGATGCGCTCGTAGAGGCTGTCGAGGCTGTAGCCGAGCGACTGCGACCGGGCGGACCCCTCGAAGACGGGAAGGCGCACGAGGTCGATGTCGAGGCCCTCGACGTCGTCGGGCAGCGCGTCCGTCTCGAAGTCGTCGCGCAGGTCGATCACGCGGCGCACGTCGAGCTCGACGAGCCGCTCGCGACCCGCTTCGCCGAGGCGCGCGAGCCCGTCGGCCCGGTACAGCACGCCGTGCCTGATGGTGCCGGTCGCCGCGGTCATCCCGCCGACGTCGCGGAAGTTGTAGGTGCCGGGTACGGGGATGCGCGTCGAGGTCTCCACCGGAGCAGCCTAGCCGTTGCGCCCGACCGGAAGCGGGGATGGTTCGAGCCCGGAGACCGACCCGGCCTTCACTCCCCCAGGTGACGCCGGCTCGCGATGGCGCGGTCGGCCTCGCGCTTGTCCTGCTTCTCGCGCAGCGCCTGCCGCTTGTCGTACTCGCGCTTGCCCTTCGCGATCGCGATCTCGACCTTCGCGCGGCCGTCGGAGAAGTAGATCTGCAGCGGGATCAGCGTGTACCCGCCTTGCGAGGTGCGGTGGCTGATCTTGATGATCTCGTGCTTGTGCAGCAGCAGCTTGCGCTTGCGCCGCGGCGCGTGGTTGTTCCACGTGCCCTCGGTGTACTCGGGGATGTGCACGGCGTCGAGCCACATCTCGCCGCCGTCGATGAACGCGTACCCGTCGACGAGCGACGCGCGGCCCTCGCGCAGCGACTTCACCTCGGTGCCCGACAGCACGATGCCGGCCTCGTAGGTGTCCTCGATGAGGTAGTCGTGACGCGCCTTGCGGTTGGTCGCGACGACCTTCTGACCGCGTTCCCTGGGCACGGCGCACTCCTTCGATCGATGCGGACGGGGTCGGATGCCCCGAGTCGGATGCTCCGCGCACGGCGGAGCAGCCGTTCAGTCTATCCGACCGCCGAGCACCCGGGCCCGCCGTGTCCTGATACAGCCGCGCCGCCGGGTCAGACCCGAAGGTACCTGCGGATCGCGATGCCGGCGGACAGGGCGGCGAGCAGCACGCCGACGACGATGAGCAACGGCACGACGAGCCACGCATCCGTCAGGTCGACGAAGGTGAACGACAGCTCCTCGGTCAGGTATCCCTGCACGAAGAAGTGCACGAGCGCCAGCACGGCACCGCCGGCTAGGAGCGAACCGATGAGCCCGGCGAACACGCCCTCGAGCACGAACGGAGTCTGGATGAACCGGTTGGATGCCCCGACGAGGCGCATGATGCCGAGTTCGCGGCGCCGCGAGAACGCGGAGAGGCGGATCGTGGTCGCGATGAGCAGCGCGGCCGCGACGAGCATGATCGCGGCGATCGCGATCGCGGTGTAGCTCGCCGCGTTCAGCACGTCGAAGATCTGGTCGAGGTAGCGCCGTTGGTCGACGACCTGCTCGACGCCCGGCGTTCCCGCCAGCGCCTCGGCGACGACATCCGACTCCGACGGATCGACGAGGTTCACCCAGAACGTCTCGTTCAGCACCTCGGGGGTCACGTAGTCGGCGGCCGGGGTGCCCGCGAACTGCTCCTGGAAGTTGGCGTACGCCTGGTCGTGGTCCTCGAACTCGATCTCGTTGATGTACGGCGCGAGCGTGTCGGAGCGCAGCAGAGCCTCCACGGCGGACTTCTGCTCCTCGGTCGCCTCGCCGTCGATGCATCCGGCCGCCGTCGAAACGGTCGTGCAGAGGTACACCGCGACCTGGGCGCGGTCGTACCAGTAGCCCTTCATCTGCGCGATCTGGAGCTGCAGGAGCGCGGCCGTGCCGACGAACGTGAGCGACACGAACGTGACGAGCACAACGGAGACCACCATCGAGGCGTTGCGGCGGAGGCCGTGCATGGCCTCCGCGAAGACGAGTCCCGCCCTCATGACGTCGGCCCCACTTCCTGGTCGGAGTCGTCTTTTCGAGGACCGCCCGGCGCACGCAGGCCGAGGCGTTCGGCGAGGGTCAGGTGAGGCGGCGCGTCCTCCTTGGGCTGCAACTGCTCGGGGTCGAGCTGGATCTGCCCGGTCGCCGCGGCCGTGATCTCGGCGGCGGCGTCGGTGACCTCGTCGGTCGCCTCCGGCTCGACGTAGAGGGGCGGAGCGTCGCGCATGACCTCGGCGGTCACCTTGGGGGCGGCGGCGGTCATCGTGGGCGGTTCGGCGTCGGTCGCGTCGGCGTCGGATGCCTCGGCGACGCCGGCTCCGGTGCCGGTCGCCTCCGCCGCGGCCTCGGAGTCGGATGCCTCGTCGTGCGGCTCGACGCCGGGCTCGGCGTCGTCGCCACGAGCGGCGGCCGCCGCAGCGACCGCACCCCCGGCAGCGGTTGCCGCCGCCGCGTTCCGCGCGTCGGCCTCGCCTGCGGCGAGCGCTTCGGTCGAGGCATCCGCCGACGCAGGAGCAGCCGCCCCGGGAACAGCCGAAGCGCCGTCCGAGGCCACCTCGACGACGGGCTCGTACTCGACGTCGCGCACGGTCTGCCCGTCGTAGCCTGCGTCGCGCTCGTCGCGCACGATGACGCCGGACGAGAGTTCGATGACGCGCCGCTGCATCTGGTCGACTATGCCGGCCTCGTGCGTGGCCATGACGACCGTGGTGCCGCCCGCGTTGATGCGCTCGAGCAGCGTCATGATGCCGGCGCTCGTCACCGGGTCGAGGTTGCCGGTCGGCTCGTCGGCGAGCAGGATCTGGGGCTTGTTCACGATGGCGCGGGCGATGGCGACGCGCTGCTGCTCACCGCCCGAGAGCTCGTGCGGCATCCGCTTCTCCTTGCCCTCGAGACCGACGAGCTTGAGGGTCTCGGGCACCGCCGATTGCACGTACCCGCGCGACTTGCCGATGACGCGCAGGGTGAACGCGACGTTCTCGTACACGGTCTTGTTCGGCAGCAGGCGGAAGTCCTGGAACACGACCCCGAGGCTGCGCCGGAAGTACGGCACCTTGCGGTTGGAGATGGTGCCGAGGTCCTGGCCGAGCACGTGGATCGAGCCCTTCGACGGCTTCTCCTCCTTGAGGATCAGCCGCAGGAAGCTCGACTTGCCGGAACCCGAAGCGCCGACGAGGAACACGAACTCGCCGCGCAGGATCTCCACGCCGAGGTCATCGAGGGCTGGCCTGGCCTGACCCGAATAGGTCTTGGTGACGGAGTCGAAGCGGATCATCGCGTTCGAGCCTAGGCAGGGTCGGCGCGATTCGGTGCAGCGACTCGCGTGTCAGTCGTCCTCTTTGCGCTTGCGCCACTTGATGCCGGCGGCGATGAGGCCGTCGAGGTCGCCGTCGAACACCGTCGCCGGGTTGCCGACCTCGTAGCCGGTGCGCAGGTCCTTCACGAGCTGCTGGCCGTAGAGGAAGTACGAGCGCATCTGGTCGCCCCAGCTCGCCGTGATGGTGCCGGCGAGTTCCTTCTTCTTCGCCGCCTCCTCCTCGCGCTTGAGCAGCAGGAGCCGGGTCTGGAGGACCCGCATCGCCGCGGCGCGGTTCTGGATCTGCGACTTCTCGTTCTGCATCGAGACGACGAGCCCGGTCGGCAGGTGCGTGATGCGCACGGCGGAGTCGGTCGTGTTGACGGACTGGCCGCCGGGGCCCGATGAGCGGAACACGTCGACGCGGATGTCGTTCTCGGGGACGTCGACCTCCTGCGCCTCCTCCATGACGGGGATGACCTCGACCGCGGCGAACGACGTCTGCCGCTTGTCGGCCGAGCCGAACGGGCTGATGCGCGCGAGGCGGTGCGTACCGGCCTCGACCGAGAGCGTGCCGAACGCGTACGGCGCGTCGACCTCGAACGTGGCCGACTTGATGCCGGCACCCTCGGCGTAGGAGGTGTCCATCACCTTGACCGGGTATCCGTGCCGCTCGGCCCAGCGCAGGTACATGCGCATGAGCATCTCGGCGAAGTCGGTGGCGTCGTCGCCCCCGGCCCCGGAACGGATCGTCACGACCGCGCCGCGACCGTCGTACTCGCCGTCGAGCAGGGTCTGCACCTCGAGCTGGCCGACGACCTCCTCGAGGGCGGCGAGCTCCTGGCGCGCCTCCTCCTCGGCGTCGGCGTCGTCCATCTCGGCGGCGAGCTCGACGAGCACGTCGAGGTCGTCGATCCGCTGCTCGACCGCGCTGACCCGCTTGAGCTCGGCCTGGCGGTGGCTCAGGGCCGAGGTGACCTTCTGCGCGTTCTCCACGTCATCCCAGAGGTCGGGTGCGCCGGCCTCCTCGGAGAGGCGGGCGATGTCTGCCTCGAGGGCGTCGACGTCGACGACGGCGCGGATGTCGCGGAACGTGGAACGGAGCGCCTGGAGCGCCTGCGTGAAGTCTTGATCCAACATGGCCCGTCCAGCCTAGTCGTGCGGGTGGGGCGCCGCCGCCGGGCGGGGACGACCGCGCGCAGGCCCCTCGGCGCGGCCGGTGTACCGTCGAAGCGATGAGCACCGCCGAGCAGCCCGAATTCTCCTGGCGCTCGATCGTCCTCCCCGTCTACCTGCCGACGTTCGTGTTCTCGATCGGTGAGGGCGCGCTCATCCCGATCATCCCGATCGTGGCGGCCGACCGCGGCGCCTCGCTCGCACTCGCGGGCCTGATCGCAGCGATGATCATGGTCGGCGAGCTCTGCGGCGACCTCCCCGCCGGGTGGATCGTCTCGCGCGTCGGCGAGCGGGCCGCGATGATCGGCTCGGCCGTGCTGGCCTCGGCCGGCGTGCTGCTGGCGCTGTTCGTGCCGACCGTCTGGGCGCTCGGCGTCGGCGTCTTCCTGATCGGCTTCGCGACCGCCGCGTTCGGCCTCGCCAGGCACGCGTTCCTCACGAGCTACGCACCCGCGCGCGTACGCGCGAGGGCGTTGTCGACCCTCGGCGGCGTGTTCCGCGGCGGTTGGGCGGTCGGGCCGTTCCTCTCGGCGGCGATCATCACGGCCACGGGCGGCACCGACGGCGTGTTCTGGGTGCTCGTCGCGGCCTGCGCCGCCGTAATCGTGGTGCTCGCGTTCCTCCCCGACCCCGAGCGGGTGTTCGGCGCGGCACGGCTCGCGAGAGCGGCATCCGTCGAGCGGGAGGCATCCGTCGCGGACCCGGCGACCGATCAGGCGACGGATGCCGCTCCCGGCGCGCCGGCGCCCGCCCGGCCCGTCGGCGTGTTCCGCACGATCCGCGATCACGCGGGCGTGCTCGCCCGGATCGGCACGGGCGTCGGCATCCTCGCCGCGCTGCGCTCGGCGCGCACCGTGATGCTGCCGCTGTGGTCGGTGTCGATCGACATGCCCGCCGAGCAGGCGGCGCTCGTGATCGGCCTGTCGGGCGCGATCGACTTCGCGCTGTTCTACACGAGCGGCCAGATCATGGATCGCTTCGGCCGGCTCTGGGGCGCCCTGCCGGGGATGATCGGCATGTCGGTCGGGCACGTCGTGCTCGCGTTCACGCACGACGTGCCGGGCGCGGTGGCCTGGTTCACGGTGGTCGCGCTGCTGCTCGGGCTGGCGAACGGCGTGACCAGCGGCATCGTGATGACGCTCGGCGCCGACCTCGCACCGAAGTCGGGTCCGGCGCCGTTCCTGGGCGCGTTCCGCATGATCGCGGATGCCGGCAGCGCCGGCGCCCCGCTCGCGATCGCCGCCGTGACCTCGGTGCTGTCGATCATGGCGGCGAACGTCGTCGTCGGCGTGCTGGGACTCGCTGGCGCGGCGATGCTGTGGCGGTGGATCCCGCGGTACGTGCCGCACCGGCGGCGCTGACGCACCCGCGCGCTCGGCGGTCCGCACGAATCGATCAGCCGATTGTCTCCACCTCGGCGACGGAGACGAGGTCGAGGGTACCGAGCGCCTCGTTCACTCGGTCCTTCGTCTTGCCGCAGGCGTCGCGTGGCTGGTGCACGTGGATCACGTTGCCGTCGGATGCCTCGAGCCAGAGCGGTGGCACAAGTTGCATATCTGCGCTGCAGACCGTCAACGAGTCCGCGGCATCATCGGGTTCGTCGAGTGCCGAGAGGAGGGGCCCGAGATCACCCTCGAACCGCTCGATGCCGACGACCAGGCGGAGGAGTTCGCCGTCGGGCGCCTCCGAGCCGTCCGCGGGCGGCACGTCGTCGTATCGGTAGAAACTCTGCGTGCAGCGCAGCGCGGCGACAGGCTCGAAGCCGTCGGGCACGCGCCCGGGTTCGGGGATCGGCGGCTGCGTCGACTCAAGCGATCCCGGTGGTATCGGCATCCACGAATCCGAATGGCAGTCGACCCGCTCGGCGGTCACCGCGTCGGGACCGTCGGGTGCCGGGCCGGTTCCGACGACGCCGAACAGCGAGCATCCGGCGAGCGCGAACACCGCGGCGACTGTCGCTATCGCTCCCACGGTCGCCGTCCGCCGCCTGCGGGCCGGCGTCCGCGTCGGCATCCGTCGCTCGTCGCTGGTGCCGCATTCCTCGTCGCTCATCGCACTCCCTCGCCGCTGGAGGCGCGGCCGCGCCCCTCATCCCCTGCAACGGACGAGCGTCGCGGAACGTTGTGAGGCGCGGCCGATCCGACTCAGTGGGTGTTGACCTTCTCGATGCGCATGACGAGCACGACCCGGTCGGCCTTGTCGGCGGGCGCCTCCTGCTCGGCGTTGCCGTACCGCTTGCCGAGGCGCACGTAGAACTCGCCCTCGGGGTCGGGCAGCACGTCGACGAGGGTGCCACGCACCTCGGCGTAGTGGAACGGGCTGTCGGGGTCGAGCACCGCGAGGGTCATGGTCGGGTTCTGCTGGAGGTTGCGGAACTTGCCGCGCTTGCTCGTGTGCGTGAACCGCAGCTCGTCGCCGAAGCGCTCGAACCACATCGGGTTGATCTGGAGCTCGCCGCTCGGGCGCAGGGTGCCGAGCATGCCGTAGTTCGGCGGGTCGAGCAGTCGAACGTCGTCGGCGGTCAGGGTCAGCGAGGTCACGTCGGTCATCCCTCCAGTCAACAGGATGTCGCGACCCCCGCCGGCACCCGGCGCGGGATTCGCACCGGGTGCCGCCTGGCCGGGTCGGGTTCGACCCTCGGTCAGTCGACTGCGGTGCCCTCGAGTTCGACGAGCTGCCCCGGGATCGCCAATCGCGCCACGCCGAGCATCGTCGTGGTCGGGGCGACTCCGGCTGCCCCCAACCTCGCGGCGAGCACACCGTAGTGCGGCAGCAGCGCATCGACGTCGGTCGTGTAGACGTTCAGCCGCACGAGGTTCGCGAGGCTCATGCCGGCCGCGACGAGCACGGCCTCGAGGTTGTCGACGGCGAGCGCGAGCTGCGCCGCCATGTCGCCCTCGTGCTGCGGATCGCCGTCGACGTTCATCGCGGTCTGCCCCGAGATGTAGAGCGTTCGGCTGGCCGCGGTGACGAGTTCACCCTGGTTGAAGCCGAGCTCGG from Agromyces sp. LHK192 includes these protein-coding regions:
- a CDS encoding tyrosine-protein phosphatase — its product is METSTRIPVPGTYNFRDVGGMTAATGTIRHGVLYRADGLARLGEAGRERLVELDVRRVIDLRDDFETDALPDDVEGLDIDLVRLPVFEGSARSQSLGYSLDSLYERIVTQHAGVVAEAIRDIATERDGAVVVHCTAGKDRTGVVVALALLAVGVDREQVVADYEVTEANLAGEWLEGMVALVGSHGVADSPALRMLMGGSPRSAIESVIDLVEREHSSAREFLLASGVTLDELASLEARLVDAD
- a CDS encoding LysR family transcriptional regulator, which translates into the protein MDPTRLRVFRAVVQSGSINGAATRLGYTPSAISQHVSALQRETGLVLVERRGRGIQPTAAGIAVAERATRVLDQLTDLEHLADDLRAGRSGVLRIGAFMSANRVWMPRVVAGVVDDFPDLRIELSLAELRGDRPVELDLDVFIAEAVRGDRDPAVADGSADGYDVEHLRTEDYLAVLPAGHPLVGRERVELNELRDADWIDNDIARGPCREILITACRARGFAPRFRVQASDYPSSFDYVAAGVGVTVVPRLGAHLLPAGVTAVPIADAEVRRRIMLRVARSARTNPAVRRATELLRAAAVLPAAAPHALA
- a CDS encoding RidA family protein, whose translation is MARTAINPVTWSAELGFNQGELVTAASRTLYISGQTAMNVDGDPQHEGDMAAQLALAVDNLEAVLVAAGMSLANLVRLNVYTTDVDALLPHYGVLAARLGAAGVAPTTTMLGVARLAIPGQLVELEGTAVD
- a CDS encoding DMT family transporter, which translates into the protein MTGEPATGRASWRVTVAMLIVLLLWASAFIAIRGIGDALSPGALALARQAVGAIVLAGYALWRRPPFPRGRGLVLVIVYGLLWFAGYTLALNLAERHLDAGTTAMLVNIAPLLVAVVAGVVLKEGFPRPLMVGIGVAFTGVVLIASGGVGPHSEPIGIALGLIAAALYASGVLVQKVALRTTDALGATWVGCAAGAVALLPFLPQLVGELPDAPPAAVAGAVYLGIFPTAVAFVLWAYVLQRSTAGATASATLAVPAIVVLMSWLLLGELPTMLGLIGGVLCVAGVAWSRRRPRSAVR
- the prfB gene encoding peptide chain release factor 2, translating into MLDQDFTQALQALRSTFRDIRAVVDVDALEADIARLSEEAGAPDLWDDVENAQKVTSALSHRQAELKRVSAVEQRIDDLDVLVELAAEMDDADAEEEARQELAALEEVVGQLEVQTLLDGEYDGRGAVVTIRSGAGGDDATDFAEMLMRMYLRWAERHGYPVKVMDTSYAEGAGIKSATFEVDAPYAFGTLSVEAGTHRLARISPFGSADKRQTSFAAVEVIPVMEEAQEVDVPENDIRVDVFRSSGPGGQSVNTTDSAVRITHLPTGLVVSMQNEKSQIQNRAAAMRVLQTRLLLLKREEEAAKKKELAGTITASWGDQMRSYFLYGQQLVKDLRTGYEVGNPATVFDGDLDGLIAAGIKWRKRKEDD
- a CDS encoding SIMPL domain-containing protein codes for the protein MSTLIAVSGRAEERAAPELAAVFIGVGGSGPDRERVMHDTSAAHARLLDEVRDLEVAGALDQWSAEQLRVWSHRPWNAEGKRLPLVHQVRADVKVVFRDLDRVGEWLATTATRDHLTVNGVDWQLTDATLAVVRERAQRSAVQDAVAKARVYADALGAGSPVPVELADHGMLSAAQAPAARMAMPMAAFGAPPSGGAPTTEFAPADLVIEARVDARFTAEPAG
- a CDS encoding PPOX class F420-dependent oxidoreductase; the encoded protein is MTDVTSLTLTADDVRLLDPPNYGMLGTLRPSGELQINPMWFERFGDELRFTHTSKRGKFRNLQQNPTMTLAVLDPDSPFHYAEVRGTLVDVLPDPEGEFYVRLGKRYGNAEQEAPADKADRVVLVMRIEKVNTH
- the smpB gene encoding SsrA-binding protein SmpB gives rise to the protein MPRERGQKVVATNRKARHDYLIEDTYEAGIVLSGTEVKSLREGRASLVDGYAFIDGGEMWLDAVHIPEYTEGTWNNHAPRRKRKLLLHKHEIIKISHRTSQGGYTLIPLQIYFSDGRAKVEIAIAKGKREYDKRQALREKQDKREADRAIASRRHLGE
- the ftsX gene encoding permease-like cell division protein FtsX, with the translated sequence MRAGLVFAEAMHGLRRNASMVVSVVLVTFVSLTFVGTAALLQLQIAQMKGYWYDRAQVAVYLCTTVSTAAGCIDGEATEEQKSAVEALLRSDTLAPYINEIEFEDHDQAYANFQEQFAGTPAADYVTPEVLNETFWVNLVDPSESDVVAEALAGTPGVEQVVDQRRYLDQIFDVLNAASYTAIAIAAIMLVAAALLIATTIRLSAFSRRRELGIMRLVGASNRFIQTPFVLEGVFAGLIGSLLAGGAVLALVHFFVQGYLTEELSFTFVDLTDAWLVVPLLIVVGVLLAALSAGIAIRRYLRV
- a CDS encoding SHOCT domain-containing protein, with the protein product MGFFATLWDWIWFSVMLFAFIAYLWVLISIVIDIFRDHSLNGWLKAVWLICLLIFPFITGLVYVIARGRGMAERSVRQQQEYQEYSKDYIRSVSFASPADEIAKAKDLLDQGVISQGEYDALKNKALGGTY
- a CDS encoding MFS transporter, with the protein product MSTAEQPEFSWRSIVLPVYLPTFVFSIGEGALIPIIPIVAADRGASLALAGLIAAMIMVGELCGDLPAGWIVSRVGERAAMIGSAVLASAGVLLALFVPTVWALGVGVFLIGFATAAFGLARHAFLTSYAPARVRARALSTLGGVFRGGWAVGPFLSAAIITATGGTDGVFWVLVAACAAVIVVLAFLPDPERVFGAARLARAASVEREASVADPATDQATDAAPGAPAPARPVGVFRTIRDHAGVLARIGTGVGILAALRSARTVMLPLWSVSIDMPAEQAALVIGLSGAIDFALFYTSGQIMDRFGRLWGALPGMIGMSVGHVVLAFTHDVPGAVAWFTVVALLLGLANGVTSGIVMTLGADLAPKSGPAPFLGAFRMIADAGSAGAPLAIAAVTSVLSIMAANVVVGVLGLAGAAMLWRWIPRYVPHRRR
- the ftsE gene encoding cell division ATP-binding protein FtsE; this encodes MIRFDSVTKTYSGQARPALDDLGVEILRGEFVFLVGASGSGKSSFLRLILKEEKPSKGSIHVLGQDLGTISNRKVPYFRRSLGVVFQDFRLLPNKTVYENVAFTLRVIGKSRGYVQSAVPETLKLVGLEGKEKRMPHELSGGEQQRVAIARAIVNKPQILLADEPTGNLDPVTSAGIMTLLERINAGGTTVVMATHEAGIVDQMQRRVIELSSGVIVRDERDAGYDGQTVRDVEYEPVVEVASDGASAVPGAAAPASADASTEALAAGEADARNAAAATAAGGAVAAAAAARGDDAEPGVEPHDEASDSEAAAEATGTGAGVAEASDADATDAEPPTMTAAAPKVTAEVMRDAPPLYVEPEATDEVTDAAAEITAAATGQIQLDPEQLQPKEDAPPHLTLAERLGLRAPGGPRKDDSDQEVGPTS